The following are encoded together in the Drosophila takahashii strain IR98-3 E-12201 chromosome X, DtakHiC1v2, whole genome shotgun sequence genome:
- the LOC108056024 gene encoding antigen 5 like allergen Cul n 1, which translates to MPSRLLSKCSSSVAAAAVLLFLIFNGQNGLTGAVTTRAPPPTRAPPPTRDPPPTRAPPPTRAPPPTRAPPPFTRIPRQSATDGYCVPSLCELYNGTHVVNVPHTACGNNGSFSPACGPEPKLLEMSERRRQLLLDMHNLARSKIASGQLEGYRSAAQMPLLRWDNELEQMAGLHAKRCQFAHDKCRNTPRFRFSGQNIGYFWIGREFKSHSRRMKSFVINWFREYLDANQSFIDSYRPHPQGKKIGHFTLLVSDRVSRVGCAGIRFLEPTTNRYQFMLTCNYDYNNIFNEPIYQSGPAGSKCVQHRISEKFPGLCDWRDPIGDAESEESAEDGNTLDNNIPL; encoded by the exons ATGCCGTCGAGATTGTTGAgcaagtgcagcagcagcgtcgccgccgccgcagtgctcctttttttgattttcaatgGCCAAAATGGATTGACGGGAGCTGTGACCACCAGGGCGCCTCCACCTACCCGAGCTCCACCACCCACTAGGGATCCTCCACCCACCAGAGCTCCACCACCCACTCGAGCTCCTCCACCGACTCGAGCTCCACCGCCGTTCACCAGGATTCCGCGGCAATCCGCGACGGATGGCTATTGTGTGCCCTCACTTTGTGAGCTCTACAATGGAACGCATGTGGTGAATGTGCCCCATACCGCTTGCGGCAACAACGGTAGCTTTTCCCCAGCCTGCGGACCGGAACCCAAGCTACTGGAGATGAGCGAAAGGCGACGTCAGCTCCTGCTCGATATGCACAATTTGGCCAGATCAAAGATCGCCAGCGGTCAACTGGAAGGCTATCGGAGCGCCGCCCAAATGCCCCTCCTCCGTTGGGACAACGAACTGGAGCAAATGGCCGGGCTGCATGCCAAACGCTGTCAGTTTGCCCACGACAAGTGCCGCAATACGCCGCGCTTCCGGTTCAGCGGCCAGAATATCGGTTACTTTTGGATCGGTCGCGAGTTCAAGTCGCATTCGCGGCGCATGAAATCCTTTGTGATTAACTGGTTCCGCGAGTATCTGGATGCCAACCAGAGCTTCATCGACAGCTATCGTCCGCATCCGCAGGG CAAGAAGATTGGTCACTTCACCCTTTTGGTCTCCGATCGCGTGAGTCGCGTGGGCTGCGCCGGCATCCGCTTCCTGGAGCCCACTACCAATCGCTACCAGTTCATGCTGACTTGTAATTATGACTACAACAACATATTCAACGAACCCATTTACCAGTCTGGTCCGGCGGGTTCCAAATGCGTTCAGCACCGGATCAGCGAGAAGTTCCCCGGTTTATGCGACTGGCGCGACCCCATCGGCGACGCTGAAAGCGAGGAGAGCGCCGAGGATGGCAACACCCTGGATAATAATATACCCCTGTAA